Genomic segment of Kogia breviceps isolate mKogBre1 chromosome 9, mKogBre1 haplotype 1, whole genome shotgun sequence:
ACCATAAACCCACCGTGTTCTCCGGGGTCAGCGTGGGGAAAGCAGAGGCGCTACCGGCCTCACGCGCCTGGGCAGCCGTCCAGGGCCCTGTCCGTGGCAGGCCCTGAGCACCCGCCCGCGGCGCTAACTCCGCGTGCTCGGCTTTAGGCGCTAACTCCGCGTGCTCGGCTAAAGCCACCGGGAGCAGCATCTTCACTCCCCCACCAGACAAGCTCCTGCCCCGCCTCCCAGACCTGCACAAGCGCCACCTCCTTGCAGAGCCTCCCCCGGCCCTCGCCAGGCAGCGCGGCGCCCACCTCACCCTCAGTCTGGCTCCCGTGGGGCCCCTCCCAGCCGCATCACTCAGGCCTCGCTAGCTGGCCCCATTCCTAACGGCGCCCCCGTCCGTCAAGCGCTCACCGAGCAGCAGGAACTTGCGGCTGTCCCCGTAGAGCTGCCGCAGGTTGATGCAGAACTCGTGCACTGAGGCTCCATCACGGTACTCGTGCAGCAGCGCCGCAAACTGCTGGATCTCCTGCGATGACAGCTTGGTGCGCAGCTGCCAAGAGAGCCGGGCCCGGGGCGGGGTGGTGACCGGCGCTGCCGCCCCCCTGCCCACACCCCACGCGACCCCAGAGGACCTGCAGCTCCACGGCTCCGGCCGGCAGGAGAGACAGGAGCCCACACCGTCCGCCCTAACCTGCAGCCGTGGCTGACCAGGCTGACTGCAAGCGGGCGGAGGGCGCGTCTGCACACCactgccggggggcggggggtgggcagCGACCAGCACCCTGGAGCCCAGAGTGATGCTCAGCCAGTTGACCGAGTTTCTAATGAGAACATCACGTGAAGCCGGGGGATGGGGGGAAGAATCTGCTGAGTGATGACAAGGCCCATCTGGCCCTTCCAGGGAGTGACCCGGTCCTCCGCTACCGTCCACCACCAGAGACCCAGGGACAGGCCTGTGGTCCAGCCTCGGAGGCCAGAGCAGCCCCCATGCTCAGGCCTTGGCCAACTCACGCCCTCCCCAAAGACTAACCTGGTGGGAAAGGCAGTGAGGCCCAGCTGCAAGCAAGGCGCCCACGCTCACCCCCCAGCTCCACCCATAGAGAAGCACGCCttcattccccccccccaccctgccccacccccacaagGAGATTCTAACCCCAAGGCACCGCCGGCCCCAGCACAGGCCtgctagagcacgtgggctctctggGGCCAGGGTCTCCTGATGGCGGCGGGCAGCGTACCGTGAGCATGTAGTCCTGCAGCAGCTCGGTGGCTGTGGCGCTCAGCTCGCTCTCACTGACCGTCTTGGCGTGGGGCGCCGTCTGCATGCAGGAGGACAAGGGCGACACGCCGCCTGCATGCGCACACTCGGGGAAGGAGCTGCAAGGACGTGAGCCGAGCCGTGGGTAGGcggccccccagccctgccccgtgCCTGCACCCTCGACCCCCCAGGGGGGCCCAGTTAGGGCCAGGGTCTGAGAGGAGGAGGGGGTCTGTCATGGAAGGAGGGGCTCGGGGCCGGACAGAGAAAGACGTGTGCAGGGAAGGACCCAGAAGGGGCCCTCAGCCTAGCAGGGTCTCGGTGGAGCGATGGATGTCACTGGTGTGACCCTGGGGAGCCCTCTCACTGCAAGGCTCCTGAAGGGGGcaggagcagggggagggatacCGACGAGGAGGGCGGAGGCAGGCAGCCGTGCTGGCACCACCAGGGCGAGGTACTCACAAAGTGCTGGCTTCCGTCTCATAGGACTCCTTCATGTCCACCTTTGTGGAAGAGTCGTCTGTGCAGAAAGTGCAGAACACAGAAGCTTCTGGTTACGTGAGGGAGGGGGCACTGAGTCCAGTGTCCAAGCTCTAAGCAGCAGACGCAGAGCCCTGGCGGTGGGGAGCCCGCAGGCCTTCGTGGGCAGAGCTGGCCAGGCCCCTGGGGTGCATCCCTTGGGCTGCACCCGCGCCTGCTCCTCCTGGGGGGTCTTGTGAGATGCACCATCTGCtgcagggctgggcaggaggcAGGACAATGCTCTGGTTCTCGGAGAATGTGCCATGTGGCAGGCCTGGAGAGGGCTTCCCAATGGCCAGGACAAGAGAAGCACCACTGGTAGATGCGGGCACCACGCCCGGCAGCATCCTAGGCGCTGTGctactttgtcttctctgatCCCAGCAGGTATCACCACTGCTCCAAGTTTTAGATGAGGAACTGAATCAGAGAGGTTATGCAACTTGCCCCATGCCACACAGCTGGTGAGGGCAGAAGCCACGATCAGAGCCGGCAGGTCTGAGCCCCAGCCTGGACCCAGCCAGGCTCCATACGTGGACGGCTGCTCCCCGAGGACAGACACGGGGCCTCAAGGTGCCTGAGACCCTCAGACCAGCAAAGGGCCTGGTACACAGCAGCTACTTGGGCAACACCAAAGGGATGACCTAAGGTCCGTGTGACACAGACGAGGAGGGACGCCAAGGCACCATCACATGCAGCAAGCGAAGCTTTAAGAGAAAAGGGATCAGAAAacgtgggagtggggaggggacagggagagaaaagggacATTTCTGGCAGTGGAAGGAAGTGTGCAGTGGGCACAGTAATGGCCCCGAGATGCCCCGTCCGAACCCCAGGTGCGCGTGCCAGGTGACGTGGCGACGGGGCTGGAGCTTGCTGGGCAGCTGACCCTGAGACAGGGAGACGACCTGGGCTATCTGAAGGGGCTCGACGTGTGCCCCGGGCCCTTCGgtgtggagggggcggggccggacGGAGCTGTGACAACAGGAGGTCAGAGGTGCCACCATGGCCGTGACCATGGAGGGAGGAAGGCCGcgggaagctggaaaaggcaggaatcaGCTTCTCCCCAGAGTCTCAGGAGGAAGGCCGCTGGCCCGCACCCTGATTTGAGCCAGTGACACCCACGGTGGACTCGAACCTACAGAACCGTGAGAGACTAAGCCTATGTGGCTCAAGCTGCTCAGTCGTGGTGACCTGTCACAGCAGCAGGAGAGAACTGACCCGGCAAGGAAGGCCCCGAGGCAGAAACCAGCAGAGGACGCGTGTCTGAGAGTGTGCGTGCACGGGGAGTGTGTAGGCTGTGAGCATCTAGTGTGCACGCTCGTGTACGTGAAGTGTCTGTGAGCACGTGAGTGCCGTGTGGAGTGTGCACACGTGTGACATGACATACGTACACGTGccgtgtgtgtatgtgatggGTGCATGTGCACACGTGGTGTGAGTGCGGCTGTGCCTGGACCCCAGAGGGAGACCTGAGGGCTGGGGGACAAAGGACACCCAGCAGAAAGGAGGCCGGCAGGAAGGAAGCCCACGCGGGTAGGCTGAACATCCTGTGTTTACTTCGTGAAAACTCATTTAACGGTATAATTACGCTCTGTGTACTTTTTAGTAAAAAACCTTATTCAAAAAAAGCCACTACTGGAAATTTCAATGCTGAACGTTTAAATATAGCTCAATAAACCACCTGCTACCCACTGGGGAAGCCGTGGGCCTCTGGGCCTCAACCTCCCCACCTGCCCGTGAGGACAGGCTGCCGGCCTCGCCGGGCTGTCTCTGCAGTGCTGTGGCGGCTCCAGCATGAACAGCGAGATGAGGAGGTGGTGAGAGAGCCAGCCCTTCCTCAGAAAGCCCCCTCAGCTTCGTCAACACGCAAAGGGTTCTGCGCTGTTCGTGGAGACACGTGAGCCGCCGGGGGCGCGTGCACGGCTAGACTCTCCACAGAAAGACCAGAGGCTGCCTGCCATGGAGGCTACCGCTGCGCTGTCTCCAACACCTTTCTTTCTGTTCACCTGGCTGACAGAAGCCGTGGCTCCTCAGTATACTAAGCATTTGAAAAGCGGATGCTCTTGGTGTTTAGAAGACTGAGCTCAAGTGGGCTACCACGCAAATGAAGCATCTTGTGCTTGCTCACAGATTCCGGAAAACGCTCCGCAGATGCCCAAAAGGAGGAAGTGGCTCTGAGCGCTGGTCCGGCTACACTGCCTTCGGGCCCCCCTCGCTCTTCCcgccactgccccccaccccgccctgggCAGGCCTCGTCTTGGAAGGGGCCTCACACCCACTCTCAGCCCCAGCGCTGGGAGCCCCGCCTGGCCCTGGGTTCTAAGTTTGGTGAAGTGACTTCGGCCAGGCGTGGTTCCAGAAAAAGTGTTCCCGGCCCCCAAAGTTATGCAGGAAGCCACCAGGTGGCCTAAAGCAGGGACTGGGGGGAACACGTGTGCCTTGACTAAACTTGCAGATTAACGTGAACAGTGAAGTCTGGGAACAAAGGGCGTCGGCTCAAACCCCCCGGGACGGTGGCCGCAGGGTCACTGCACAGGGCTGCCCAGGTGTTGGCCTGGGAAGAGCTCGCGGCAGTGAGCCCTGGAGGGAAGTGGCGGCGGGGCCCTCTTGCTCACGTACCACTGTGAAGGGACAGGTGGTGGGTGGGTGTCGAGGCCCCATCAAATATGGCTCTGTCCAGGAAGTCGATGGTGGACTCCGTGTATACGATCTGGAAGACCTGGCCGAGCAGGGAGCACAGCTCTTCTGCGGCGACCTGCCAATGGAGGACAATGCGGAGCCTTCCTGGGCAGCTTCCGGGCATTCGACACCTCAGATGCAGAATGAACACCTGCACCGAGGGCCTGCCGCCTGCCGCTGCCCCACGGGGCCGCAAGGACACCAGCCCACACCCAGGAAGCTGGCTGGACCCGCACGAGCGTCAGCTGCCGGCCCTCCTCCTCCACTGCCCTTCCAGCCAGCGCCGTCTCCCCACTCCTGTCCCGGCCACgggaaaggggcagggagggaacaGCACCCGTGCCAGGTCACACACACGGACGGCATTCCCGACACCGCACAACTGTTTCACGTGTGTGCCGTTAACGCAGGGTCCCATCTGGGGCGGCTCTGCCCTGGGACACGGGGCAGTGTCTGCAGGAGCTTCCAGTGGGGACAGGCCAGTGGGGCGGCCCCGAGGAAGAACTTCCCATCTGGAAGGTGGGCGGGCTGGGGAGGATGCATGCTGATCAAAGGCTACCTAAGGTGGGGCGGCCCTGCTTTGGTCTCACAAATGTGAAAGCTTAACAGAAGGGTATCAAGGGGCTCCCCGAGGCTGGTGGCTCTTGGTGGCCGAGGTGGGGCCCCAAGCCCCAACTCCCCACTCCCAAGCATCTTCCCCAAGGGCACAGCTTGGGGTACAGACTACGGCACCCGTGagcgtgggggagggaggggagaggcccATCAAGAGAAGAACGGACCAGCGGACTGGGAGCCAGTGGGACCTGGGGTGGGCCCTGGGTCGGGTGGTATTCGGGGCTGGATCTGGCGTGGGCGGAGCCTGGGCAAGCTGCAGGTGGGGCTGGGTCAGGGTATGGGGGGATGGGCAGACCGTGGGCAGGGCCTGGGTGCCAGCTGCCAGCCCCGCTCACCTTGCTCTCCGCGGCCAGGACCACCAGGCAGCAGGCCTCCACGGGCCCGGCTCCACCCTCCGACAGGGAGCCTGCGGTGAGGCCTCTGGAACTTTCTGCACACAAACTCTGGCTGGGGGAGATGCCGGGGTCCTGGGCTGGGAAGTCAACGCCGTGGCAGGTTAGGGCAGGTGTGGGAGCTCAACAGCAGGCTCTGGGCGGCCCCTACCTGACTCAGGCGGGAGCAGGCCGGGCCAGGCACACCCCCACCGTCACCTTCCCTTCCCAAGAGAACCCGCCCATCCCTCATCCCCTGCCGCTGCGCACTCAGAGCCAGCCCCTCACGTGACCTTCCAGCATCTTGGCCAAAGGCGGTGTGACTATCTTAGGCTGAGATATGAAACTGCTAATATTCAGCCGCTTTTGATCTACACCAAAGAAAGCATTCACAGGCTTCTAGTGACAAGGTTAATACAGAATCCTGACAGGAGACGGGGAAACGCGGCCCAGGGGGCAGAGCGCCAGGCCCGGGGGCGCGTGAGGGAAGAAGCCAGGTAGGGATCTGGACGCGAACACCGCACGCCGCCTCCTCACACATAAGGCCTCGCGGGACGCGAGGGGGAATTCCTGAAGTGGGAAGGGGGGCCTGGGGCCCAGGGAAGCTTCCACAGGAACAGGGCTCAGGCCTGTCTGATCGCATGCTCAGACACACCTGGGAGCAGGAAGTGGAGGTGAAGGCTTGAGCTCCCCCGATGCCAGGGTAGCTCAGCACAAGCCCACCCAGGAGGAGACCACCCAAAGCTCAGACACGGCTGAGAGACGGGAACCCAGCCAGGAACAGCCGTGCTTGGGGTGGATGGGCCTGCAAAGACCAGGGCTCTGAAGAGCAGGGCTGGCCGCACCCTGTGTGGAGGCTGAGCCCCATGAATCCCACGGTTAGACCCCGGATTGCACCGTCCCACAGACCCACGGGCCACAGGTGCTGAGCGGCACCCGAATTGGAAACTTCCCTCAAGGTCTCAGGACAAAGAAGACTGCGTGAGCGCTCACTAGCGACCGTTACCCTGACCTCGCTGACGTGACGTCTGGACATAAAGCGCTAAATGAAATACATTAGTAACGCTGATTTCACTTGTTCCGTTTTacttttttagaacatttttagtaGCTTTGTGGCTCGCACCCGTGGCTGCTCTCAAGGAAGCAGGCACGTGGCTCCAAAGCCATGCAAAGCAAGCCCACTTCCGGTCCCCCAGCTGCATCCAGCCACAGTCCTACAGGCTGTCCCCACAGGTCCCAGTTCAGATCCACTGTCCACTCTCCTACATCCACAGAAACATCCTTTAACGAGATGTCTCCATGCCCTCCGAGCTCTGCCTGCCACACGGAACCTCCTGCAGCCAGACCTGACCCCTACCCCTGACcccatgttgtcccaaatgtcAGCACAGCCTCGGCTGAAGGAGGCACACAGACAGCCCGCAGGTACTAGGCACTTAGTAAGTGTTAGCTACCACTGCCGGCACCTGTGCTGAGGACGGCCACGTGCACCACTTCACACACAGCACGCCTGATGGGCACAGGAGCCTCTGAGGGACCAGGAGGCCCCCGGTCTGCAGGCTTCCCTTCGGGGCCACCCGCTAGAATGAGGACGCCGCTCCAGGACACAGAATTCACTCTCTTCCTTTAACGTGAAAGCTCTCAAAGCACtgggcccgggcttccctggtggcgtagtggttgagggtctgcctgctgatgcgggggacgcgggttcgtgccccggtctgggagggtcccacatgccgcggagcggctgggcccgtgagccgtggccgctgagcctgtgtgttcggagcctgtgctactcaatgggagaggccacagcagtgagaggcccgcgtaccacaaaaaaaaaaaaaaaaaaaaaaaaagcactgggcCCTGGTTTTCATCTTTTGGGAAGTTTCTCCTATGGAGCTCATCCTCTCTCTCAGAAATAACTTGACTACCTGTTTTCCTAGCAATCTGCTCTGTGGTTAACGCTGAGAAATGTCCTGGACACAAGAAACCCAGGGGCCAGCTCCCCTCCTACCGGCCCAAACGCCAGTGGGCCCCGCAGCTAGAGTGCTCTCCTCATTGCTCGGTCCCTAGGGAGGCCCCAGACCTCGGGCCTCCTGCGGGGACAGTCCCCTGGCAGGGCACAGCAGCTACCACGGCGCTGGGCAGCGCTGGTGGAAGCAGTTACACAGCCAGTTCCTCAACTGGTCTACCACCCACCCACCAGGTGACCATCTGCTCCCAGTTAGTCTACCAGCAGCAGTGGAAGTAAACAGAACCCTCCTGACAGGTTTACTGTGGAGATTAAACGAGATCATTCATGTCACATGCTTTCTACTAGTTTGAGCCACCTTCAATTGTCATTTTTGTAGATTAAAATGCAGCTTCATGTTGTTCAACCTAAAATAATGCCTGTCATTAAATGGTAGCTGCTCAATGAACACAGGAAATGAGGGGAAATGAGgaataagcagagcacagaggggaCCTCGCTCCAAAGTGCAGCATGACAGAgcaggggtgtgtgtgagtgtgcatgtgaaCTAGGGAGTGTGAAtgagagtgtgtgagtgtgtgggaCCCATGTGAGTGCATGTGAGTGAGTGCAAGGATGCACATGGGTGTTACAAGCACGTGTGGGGAGTGTGAGCGTGTGCGTGCGTGCTGTGTGTGACGCGGCGGAGGGGACGCTAAGCCATAGCcacagagaggggaggggctgtAGTAATCCCGGCAGCCACCCGCACAAACCGCTCCAGCTACCTGTGCACACGGGCCCTTGCACGGAAACCTCCTTGAAGCTCGAGGAGTCAGTAATGAGAAAGCTCACCAGGGCCCTGGCTCTTAAAAAGCCCTCAGATCCCCGTGAACTAACGACGTCAAGCAGAAATACAACTCTGCACTGCCAGAAGCACAGCGTGCGACCCAGGTCGGTCCAGCGGGCCACCCTCACACCCCGCCACTGGCCCTTTGGAAACGAGCAGCTCCGGGGCTCAACCCAGCCGCCGCCAGCGCCTAAAGGAGCCCAGGACGGCGTCCATGCTGCGGCAACAACCTGAGAACTGCCCGCCAGGAAGGGCATGGCACGTGTGAAACCGTGATTTCTCTCCTCATTTCTCAGGGACTTAGGCCAGGGCTCTGGACCTGCCAGGCAGCCTTTCCTTCATCGCCAGGTGAGAGGAGTGGGCTGGGCGAGCGGGGCTGATGGCTGGTCTAAGGTTCTCTCTGATTCTCCTACACGGACACACTCAGAACATCTCGCAGACAGAGAGCTCCTTGCTGGTCTGGTCTCATCTTTGCTCCCCCCACTTTGGGAAGACTGCCTGGCCAAAGGCAGGGGCCGAACGTTGGCTGGGCTGAGCTGAGGCCCACCCTCACCCTGTGGATACACCTGCGCCCGGGGCTCTACCAGGCCTGGGTGCCAGAGGCCACGCCAGCATCCCGGACGGGGGCCGCGCTAAGTGACAGGGGCTGAGCTCAGCACGTGTTCCTCACAGCCTCCTGGGTCACTGCCCTGCTCTGGACGGAGGGCTTCTCTCAGGCACAGTGGGTGGCAGTGGCTGACCCACCGCTGTAGAAACTGTCTCCAGAGCTCCATGAAGTCCACGGACTCACTCCTCAGCACAGAGGCGTGGTCGGCATCTGCCAAGGACCCTCCTGACCCCACTCCCCAGGCCCATACCTGTCTTTAGGACCACCAGGTGTGAGGCGTCATCCCGCACGTAGGACGCGGCGGCGATGTCATGGACGGGGACCCTGAGGATGGTGTCCTCCCCGTCCCTCCAGGCCAGCTTGACGTTGTAGGCAGACAGGCTGATCACAGCATCGTGCTCCTGGGTCAGGTGTCCAGGGAGCTGGTGGGCTCTCTGGAAAGAAGCACACGGCATCAGAAACACAGGGCCCGGCCACGGGCTCCCGCGGGGTCCCACACCGCGTGTGGCACGCTCGGCCCACACAGCCAGTACTGCCTCACGAGCAGAGTGCTGCTCCCTTGAGAGCTGCCATGATCGCCCCCAGGGCGCTGCTGTGTTCAAACTACGTGGGAGGTTCTTCTGGAACCGCCTTTAGATTCAGACCTGTGGCGTGTGGTTTGGACATCTCGAAAACGTGAATTGTGAAACAGCCCAGAACCACCAGGAGCAAGTCTGGAGAATAAAGTTCATGTTCAGACTGAGGAACAGTCTTGATAGCCAAGGGCCAAGTGCACCCCTAACATGATGGGACTGGGTCATCCCTCACAGCCATGAAGGCCCATGGTCGGAGGGCCAAGAGCTGGGGTCAGAGAACAAGGGTCAGAGGTTGGGGTTAGGAGGTGGAACAGGCTGGGGGTCAGAGCTTGGGGTTAGGAGGTGGAGCAAATTGAGGGTCAGAGGTCGGGGTTGGGAGGTGCAgcaaactgagggtcagaggtcAGTATTAGGAGGTAGAACAGGCTGAGGGTCAGAAGTtagggttagggcttccctggtggcgcagtggttgagagtccgcctgccgatgcaggggacatgggttcgtgccccggtccgggaagatcccacatgccgtggagcggctgggcccgtgagccatggccgctgagcctgtgcatccggagcctgtgctccgcaacgggagaggccacaacagtggaggcccgcgtaccacaaaaaaaaaaaaaaaaaaaaaaaaaaaaagaagttagggTTAGGAGGTGGAGCAAACTGAGTGTCAGAGGTCAGGGTTGGGAGGTGGAGCAGGCTGagagggtcagaggtcagggtcAGGAGATGAAGCAGGCTGAGGGTTAGGAGGACAGAGTCGGACAGATGGGGTTACCTTTGCATTGTCTATGTAATGCAGGATTTCAGTCCTACTGGAGGGATTCAGGTATCCTGGGATGGATGTTAACTGACCTAAGTACTGAAAGAAAGTGGAGAGAGAAAGTGCCATGAGAAAGGGAAGATGAGCCAACACCACCACGGGCCAGCAGAGCACTGTGAGAGCCTCACGCATCCCCACCACCAGGCCCCTTGGCCGCAGCCCCGGCTTGCAGTGGGGAACTCCTCAAGGCGGCGTGCTCCAAATTTTTAGCAAAATCTCTCCCAGCTAAGGAGAACACTCCCACACTTCCCACCAGACTGCATCAATGTTGTCATGAAAGTCCTCTAAAGGACACCTCAAAAATTAGTTTGGTGGAATCCGGATTCTAAAAGGACAGACAAGGGACTTCTTtggcgggccagtggttaagactccaggcttccacagcagggggccctggttccaTCTCtgataggggaactaagatcccacaaggtgcATGGTGTgaccaaaagataaaaataaaaatgaaaaataaataaaaggacagaCAAGGATGGCTTGTGTTTCCAGGTCACGGTTGGAAACTGAAAACAATGGTTCTGCACAACCTGCTAAAAGTAAACGTGTTAAGTCACGAAGGGCTAGGCAGCTGAGTGATGAgcacagagaaatgaagtgacACGAGGCCACGAAGCACCCGGCTAACAAACCTCAACGAGAAGGGCCCCGAGTGTGGTGCGGACGCAGTGCTGCGTCGGCTGTGTTCGTGTCACATCTCCACCAATTAACAcagtttttaaatgtgatttaatGGGTTACTGATTTCTCTTACAGCCAACATTTCTCATCCTCTCACTAACTGGAATGTTTAAAGTCGCTGGTAACAGGGTGACAACAGACTTCTTGCCTCCAGTCCAATGTCGTCACTCCTGTCCTCACAAGAAAagagctgaacaaactgaaaaatcaacatgTCTTCTCAGATCCATCAGAGAACAAGGTCACAGGGCAGACTGCTGCCCCCAAAACTGGAGAGAGCAACGGGGGACAGAGAATCACAGCCCCCGGGGAGAAGCCACAGGAGCCGGCCTGGGAGGCGCACCAGAAGGGCACTGACCAAGGGCTGGACACGGGCACGGACAAGCTTGAGACAAAACTCTGGGGGCCAGGCAGGAAGGCCTCTTTACCTCAGCTTCTTTTACCTGAATCTCCACAcccagctttcaacaaaaaatcatAAGGCATGGTAATAGGCAAAGAATGCTGAACATACAGGGCAAGCATCCGAACCAGACTCAGACATGGCagagattttggaattatcagaccaggaattgaaaacaactatgattaacaGCCTAAGTGCTCTAATAAAGTGAACATCATGTAAGAACTGATCGGCGATGTaagcaaagagatggaaattctaaggggaaaaaaatcaatggggggcttccctggtggcgcagtggttgagaatccgcctgccgatgcaggggatacgggttcgtgccccggtccgggaagatcccacatgccgcggagcggctgggcccgtgagccatggccgctgagcctgcgcgtctggagcctgtgccccgcaacgggagaggccacaacagtgagaggcccgcgtaccacaaaaaaaaaaaatcaatgggaaatgttaaaaaacaaaaacattacaacagaaatgaagaatgcttttgatCCATTCACCAGTAGATGGACACAGCTTGGAGATATGTCAGTAAAACCTCCccaaactgaaaaggaaatagaaaaaagaaaagaagggaaaaaaacaaaccaaaaaaaaaggaatagaatatccaacaatagaaaattacaaaaggtATAACAAATGTGTAGTGGGACTACCaggaaaagaaggggagaaagaaacacaagaaataCTTGAAGCAATAATGGCTAAGAACTTCCtcaatgtcagacaccaaaccacagacccaggaagctcagaggacatcaagcaggataaatagcaaaacaaaaccaaaaactacacctaggcatatcatattcaaattgcAAAAAAATCAAAGACCAAGAGAAAACTTTGAAGTAAGCAACAGGAAAACACCAAACAGCACCTTACCTACAGAGAAGCAGGGGGTAATGACGATATCAAacttctcttcagaaaccatgcaagcaagagaAGAGTGAAACActcagtgttgaaagaaaaacccACCAACCTACAATTCTACATCTGGtgaaactgtccttcaaaagtgaaggagaaataaagtctttctcagacaagcaaaaattggGAGATTTCATGATTACCTGGCAGGAAATGTTAAAGAGAATttattcagagagaaggaaaataatttggtCAGAAATTGAtctacatcaagaaaaaaacatgggagaagaaataaatgaaggtaaaataatacCTTCTACTTTACTTGTTGTAAAtgatctaacagataacagtttgttcaaaagaaaaatagcaaGATGTATGGGAAATTAATTTGGTCATAAGGTACATGCACTACCTGTGAAG
This window contains:
- the CCM2 gene encoding cerebral cavernous malformations 2 protein isoform X2 codes for the protein MEEEGKKGKKPGIVSPFKRVFLKGEKSRDKKAHEKVTERRPLHTVVLSLPERVEPDRLLSDYIEKEVKYLGQLTSIPGYLNPSSRTEILHYIDNAKRAHQLPGHLTQEHDAVISLSAYNVKLAWRDGEDTILRVPVHDIAAASYVRDDASHLVVLKTAQDPGISPSQSLCAESSRGLTAGSLSEGGAGPVEACCLVVLAAESKVAAEELCSLLGQVFQIVYTESTIDFLDRAIFDGASTPTHHLSLHSDDSSTKVDMKESYETEASTFSFPECAHAGGVSPLSSCMQTAPHAKTVSESELSATATELLQDYMLTLRTKLSSQEIQQFAALLHEYRDGASVHEFCINLRQLYGDSRKFLLLGLRPFIPEKDSQHFENFLETIGVKDGRGIITDSFGRYRRAMSSTSTSNGNRAAGSSDDQSAPSEGDEWDRMISDISNDIEALGCSMDQDSA
- the CCM2 gene encoding cerebral cavernous malformations 2 protein isoform X5, with the protein product MEEEGKKGKKYLGQLTSIPGYLNPSSRTEILHYIDNAKRAHQLPGHLTQEHDAVISLSAYNVKLAWRDGEDTILRVPVHDIAAASYVRDDASHLVVLKTAQDPGISPSQSLCAESSRGLTAGSLSEGGAGPVEACCLVVLAAESKVAAEELCSLLGQVFQIVYTESTIDFLDRAIFDGASTPTHHLSLHSDDSSTKVDMKESYETEASTFSFPECAHAGGVSPLSSCMQTAPHAKTVSESELSATATELLQDYMLTLRTKLSSQEIQQFAALLHEYRDGASVHEFCINLRQLYGDSRKFLLLGLRPFIPEKDSQHFENFLETIGVKDGRGIITDSFGRYRRAMSSTSTSNGNRAAGSSDDQSAPSEGDEWDRMISDISNDIEALGCSMDQDSA
- the CCM2 gene encoding cerebral cavernous malformations 2 protein isoform X1, with translation MHSNYRQRGRNQNSSREIPPHTDFPTGCSMENEPGIVSPFKRVFLKGEKSRDKKAHEKVTERRPLHTVVLSLPERVEPDRLLSDYIEKEVKYLGQLTSIPGYLNPSSRTEILHYIDNAKRAHQLPGHLTQEHDAVISLSAYNVKLAWRDGEDTILRVPVHDIAAASYVRDDASHLVVLKTAQDPGISPSQSLCAESSRGLTAGSLSEGGAGPVEACCLVVLAAESKVAAEELCSLLGQVFQIVYTESTIDFLDRAIFDGASTPTHHLSLHSDDSSTKVDMKESYETEASTFSFPECAHAGGVSPLSSCMQTAPHAKTVSESELSATATELLQDYMLTLRTKLSSQEIQQFAALLHEYRDGASVHEFCINLRQLYGDSRKFLLLGLRPFIPEKDSQHFENFLETIGVKDGRGIITDSFGRYRRAMSSTSTSNGNRAAGSSDDQSAPSEGDEWDRMISDISNDIEALGCSMDQDSA
- the CCM2 gene encoding cerebral cavernous malformations 2 protein isoform X4, whose protein sequence is MHSNYRQRGRNQNSSREIPPHTDFPTGCSMENEPGIVSPFKRVFLKGEKSRDKKAHEKVTERRPLHTVVLSLPERVEPDRLLSDYIEKEVKYLGQLTSIPGYLNPSSRTEILHYIDNAKRAHQLPGHLTQEHDAVISLSAYNVKLAWRDGEDTILRVPVHDIAAASYVRDDASHLVVLKTDDSSTKVDMKESYETEASTFSFPECAHAGGVSPLSSCMQTAPHAKTVSESELSATATELLQDYMLTLRTKLSSQEIQQFAALLHEYRDGASVHEFCINLRQLYGDSRKFLLLGLRPFIPEKDSQHFENFLETIGVKDGRGIITDSFGRYRRAMSSTSTSNGNRAAGSSDDQSAPSEGDEWDRMISDISNDIEALGCSMDQDSA
- the CCM2 gene encoding cerebral cavernous malformations 2 protein isoform X3 yields the protein MHSNYRQRGRNQNSSREIPPHTDFPTGCSMENEYLGQLTSIPGYLNPSSRTEILHYIDNAKRAHQLPGHLTQEHDAVISLSAYNVKLAWRDGEDTILRVPVHDIAAASYVRDDASHLVVLKTAQDPGISPSQSLCAESSRGLTAGSLSEGGAGPVEACCLVVLAAESKVAAEELCSLLGQVFQIVYTESTIDFLDRAIFDGASTPTHHLSLHSDDSSTKVDMKESYETEASTFSFPECAHAGGVSPLSSCMQTAPHAKTVSESELSATATELLQDYMLTLRTKLSSQEIQQFAALLHEYRDGASVHEFCINLRQLYGDSRKFLLLGLRPFIPEKDSQHFENFLETIGVKDGRGIITDSFGRYRRAMSSTSTSNGNRAAGSSDDQSAPSEGDEWDRMISDISNDIEALGCSMDQDSA